AATAAACTATAAAAAACTAGTCAAATATGCAGTTTCAATAAAAGCTGTCAATTACATAGATAAATTCTTTTTTTATGGATTCTTCTTTATGAATCAAATGGTCTAGCAATTCCACTAAAGGGAGTGAGAGAATTAGTTTAATAGATGCACCCTATTAAATTCCGGAGGATATTACGTTCTAAAAGAGAAAAATTTCGCGATTATTCGCGAGGAAAACAACACGTCCATCTCAATTACGTTGTATGCTTTCTATTTTTTTCAATTGCAGTATTTCTGCACTTCATCTCCTAAAAAAGAATCAAGATAGATCAACAGCTCCAAGCAGTGAATCTATGAACTGCTGTGCAGTACGCCCTGACATTCCGCCGTGACGCATTTCCCATTTACTTGCTTCTGCTCTCAGTTCTTCGTCTGTCAGTTTGATTTCAGGGTACCGCCTTGCAAGATTTATAACGATGTTGAAATATTCTTTCCTCATAGGCTTGAAATAAGCGATGGTCACTCCGAACCGCTCCGCCAGGGATAGTTTTTCCTGCATTGTATCTGAACGGTGCAGTTCATCCTCCGACATATCTGAACGGTCGCTCCATGTTTCACGGATCAAATGGCGCCTGTTGGATGTTGCGTAGATCAGTACGTTTTCAGGTTTTGTCTCCAGCCCACCTTCCATAACGGCCTTCAAATATTTATACTCGATTTCGAACTCTTCAAAGGACAGATCGTCCATATAAATAATAAAGCGGTAGTTCCTGTTTTTTATGGCTTCAATGACCTTTGGCAGTTCCTTGAATTCATGTTTGTAGACCTCGATCATACGGAGACCGCGGCTGTAATACTGATTTAAAATTCCTTTTATGCTTGCGGATTTGCCGGTGCCGGCATCGCCGTAGAGAAGGACATTGTTTGCCCTGCGCCCTTCAACGAACGCTTCCGTATTCTGTACCAGTTCTTTCTTCTGAGATTCATAACCGACCAAATCGTCAAGCAGTACATCACTGGTTGCCGTGATGGGGCAGAGAATTCCAGACTTATCACCAGCTGAAATACGGAAAGCTTTATTCAGCCCAAAATTTCCAACGCCGTATGTTTTGTAGAAATCTGTAATGATCTGATACAGCTCAGTTTCATCTTCAGCCTGTTCAATAGCACAGCTGAGCCGCTGAACTTTTTCGCTCACCCCCTTGTTGAAAATCTGTTCACTTTTTACAACCGCCTCATAATCTGTGATAATTGTAAAGCAGTCGATATCCAGTTCTTTTTCTATCTCAGAGAAGTCATAGTCGAACAACTGCTTGAAGATGGAGAAATCGCTCCGGGCAAACTTATTTACAGTACCTACACTCCCCCCAACTTTTTCTGAAACAAGTGTAAATGGGTTTTCAGTCATGGCCAAAACAAAAGCCAGATAATTGTGCCACAGATTTTTGTCAAAGCCGTAACGCGTTGAAATATCAAGCAGACGATTGATTTCAATATAAATATCTCTAATTAGATCTTCTTTCTCGTAGTTGCCTGCTGCAAACTGCTGGCAAATATTGGATAATCTAAACAAAATGCTGTCTTTGTCGATGTTTTTGTAAATCACCAATTTGGATGTCAAATGATACATTTTATTGCCTCTTAATAAACTCTTTTAGCCCCTTTAAATTCCATGATTGTATAAATGTTATGATAGCTTATTTTTTGTATTTTTAATATTAAGTTTATGGGGATATTGTAAAAGTGCATTTTTATTTTTAGCTGTATCTGATTTAACTGCAAA
This genomic window from Methanobacterium veterum contains:
- a CDS encoding ATP-binding protein; translated protein: MYHLTSKLVIYKNIDKDSILFRLSNICQQFAAGNYEKEDLIRDIYIEINRLLDISTRYGFDKNLWHNYLAFVLAMTENPFTLVSEKVGGSVGTVNKFARSDFSIFKQLFDYDFSEIEKELDIDCFTIITDYEAVVKSEQIFNKGVSEKVQRLSCAIEQAEDETELYQIITDFYKTYGVGNFGLNKAFRISAGDKSGILCPITATSDVLLDDLVGYESQKKELVQNTEAFVEGRRANNVLLYGDAGTGKSASIKGILNQYYSRGLRMIEVYKHEFKELPKVIEAIKNRNYRFIIYMDDLSFEEFEIEYKYLKAVMEGGLETKPENVLIYATSNRRHLIRETWSDRSDMSEDELHRSDTMQEKLSLAERFGVTIAYFKPMRKEYFNIVINLARRYPEIKLTDEELRAEASKWEMRHGGMSGRTAQQFIDSLLGAVDLS